The following are encoded in a window of Maylandia zebra isolate NMK-2024a linkage group LG5, Mzebra_GT3a, whole genome shotgun sequence genomic DNA:
- the LOC101484200 gene encoding proline-rich transmembrane protein 3, protein MGRLLFVTLTVSLSSLGSLIQSSHSPSNSGSVQTTQSGARNNSSLDSLAREVIFQSESPVEGSRYSVGSMELQQLINQAVTPLSKETHSGSGIIVGTEPSLHHSGPLDQRADKANTSITGNTHPSAPVISEGALLEGGHITAERLQESHTSAVKHNFPTRGDRPKLPFHTSAFTSMINYKPSEPGGPCVLGVGPCIVLKNFNGTSLLWDDMRRTLAFAWELHVFGSASLFLLMACLAVVGTAGACTLPRPLCYTLILANSFLIMGGSLRTILLILDPYGTRQILSHATLAALHNVPLQLLLWVQLALALVTLKGLNLLLFPLKLQHPWVVGGFGIFHCSALFVADLYSLTLTPAVPLLLQTLSLCWGLPFCLGILTKALSNLQPFLRSSLPQWAPSQRPERRGKRVIAGCAFLGVLCCSLQMYSLFWLYGLLGNWRRFGWGWWLSQFWARLLELAWGFSLLVLGSWIFWTPSKGHTRGDHVQSRVEAFKRMEDKSFWDRVLATVWKVPLKKSDKSWEDLMPNNWSKYNLSKAGISNNIMSPYDDRTSTQISEHKSDPGSSSSDSQAALLWQKVGERECILSLIEFDMRPPSPINLRRSIDNAFHHGQLVAGSLFTPPPPSWTMGTNDEDGGLKPFPPAFISYGWMDTESISASLDHFQAKEPVQSPSAASENNGSSESKAAAYMREEFSAVMHQHYWSDDDVTDL, encoded by the exons ATGGGGCGTCTGCTCTTTGTGACACTAACCGTGTCCCTCTCTTCACTTGGAAGCCTTATTCAGTCTTCGCATTCACCATCCAACTCTGGCTCAGTCCAAACAACTCAAAGTGGAGCCAGAAACAACAGCAGCCTGGACAGCTTGGCCAGGGAAGTAATCTTTCAATCAGAAAGCCCTGTAGAAGGCAGCCGGTATAGTGTTGGCAGCATGGAGTTGCAGCAACTCATCAATCAGGCTGTCACTCCATTGAGCAAAGAAACCCACTCTGGGTCTGGAATCATAGTGGGGACAGAACCCAGCCTGCACCACTCAGGGCCTCTGGACCAAAGAGCTGACAAAGCTAATACTTCAATTACAGGAAACACTCACCCCAGTGCACCCGTAATCTCAGAGGGAGCTCTGCTGGAAGGCGGCCACATAACAGCAGAGCGCTTACAAGAGAGTCATACCTCTGCTGTGAAACACAACTTCCCAACTC gTGGAGACCGCCCTAAACTTCCTTTCCATACCAGTGCGTTTACTTCCATGATAAATTATAAACCTTCAGAACCTGGAGGCCCCTGCGTGCTGGGTGTTGGGCCGTGTATTGTTCTTAAAAACTTTAATGGCACCAGTCTGCTCTGGGACGACATGAGGCGCACACTGGCGTTTGCCTGGGAATTGCACGTCTTTGGGTCTGCCAGCCTTTTCTTGCTGATGGCTTGCCTGGCAGTTGTGGGGACGGCTGGAGCATGTACGCTTCCTCGGCCCCTCTGTTACACCCTGATCCTGGCAAATAGCTTCCTAATCATGGGTGGTTCTTTGCGTACCATCCTCCTCATACTTGACCCCTATGGTACCCGTCAGATTCTGTCTCATGCCACTCTGGCAGCGCTACATAATGTTCCTCTGCAGCTTCTTCTGTGGGTGCAGCTTGCTCTCGCTCTGGTTACACTGAAAGGGTTAAATTTATTACTTTTCCCACTAAAGCTGCAGCACCCATGGGTGGTTGGAGGGTTTGGTATATTTCATTGCTCTGCATTATTTGTAGCCGATCTATACTCTTTAACTTTAACCCCTGCTGTCCCTCTTTTGCTACAGACCCTTTCCCTCTGCTGGGGCCTCCCATTTTGCTTGGGGATCCTCACAAAGGCCCTTTCCAATCTGCAACCCTTTCTCAGGTCCTCTTTACCACAGTGGGCTCCTTCACAGAGGCCCGAGAGGCGCGGAAAGCGAGTCATAGCAGGGTGCGCTTTCCTTGGGGTGCTATGCTGCAGCCTTCAGATGTATAGTCTCTTCTGGCTTTATGGGCTACTGGGAAACTGGAGGCGCTTTGGCTGGGGCTGGTGGCTGAGTCAGTTCTGGGCGAGACTCCTTGAGTTAGCCTGGGGATTCTCTTTGCTTGTCCTGGGATCTTGGATCTTCTGGACTCCATCTAAGGGTCACACAAGGGGTGATCATGTGCAGAGCAGAGTGGAGGCATTCAAAAGAATGGAGGATAAAAGCTTTTGGGATAGGGTGTTAGCCACTGTGTGGAAAGTCCCACTAAAAAAATCAGATAAAAGCTGGGAAGACCTGATGCCAAATAACTGGTCCAAATATAACCTGTCAAAAGCAGGTATCAGCAACAACATAATGTCCCCATATGATGATCGAACATCCACCCAAATATCAGAGCACAAGTCTGATCCTGGTAGTAGCAGCTCGGACTCTCAGGCAGCATTGCTGTGGCAAAAAGTTGGTGAACGTGAGTGTATTCTTTCACTTATAGAGTTTGACATGCGGCCCCCATCTCCTATTAACCTCAGGCGCAGCATTGACAATGCTTTTCACCACGGACAGCTTGTAGCAGGGAGTCTGTTCACACCTCCGCCTCCCTCATGGACAATGGGCACCAATGATGAAGACGGTGGTCTAAAACCCTTCCCTCCAGCTTTTATCAGCTACGGCTGGATGGACACAGAGTCCATTTCGGCATCTCTAGACCATTTCCAGGCCAAAGAACCAGTACAGTCACCCAGTGCTGCATCTGAAAATAATGGCAGCAGTGAGTCTAAAGCTGCTGCATACATGAGAGAGGAATTCTCTGCAGTGATGCATCAGCATTACTGGTCAGATGACGATGTCACAGACCTCTAA
- the tmcc1b gene encoding transmembrane and coiled-coil domains protein 1b isoform X2 yields the protein MIKRGTSLQSRRSKAGGTGDPPQKGSPQIHRRSTHEALLQAGRPRSSSTTDTPSSPALADMLLTSGYHSTEEPDKLDRYDASGPAISPNALPYGADGYDVVDSTPDPQRTKQAIAQLQQKILKLTEQIKIEQTARDDNVAEYLKLANNADKQQSARIKQVFEKKNQKSAQTIQQLQRKLEHYHRKLREVEHNGIPRQPKDVFRDMHQGLKDVGAKVTGGLSSFSQATHSAAGAVVSKPKEIANIIRNKFGSADNIAALKDSLDETQGDEGIGPGGARALGTGALPSSPKYPSDDDCSSATSGSAGANSTPGAPGGPPSSKGNTLDHAQASGFDAILHEIQELRENQGRLEESFENLKAHYQRDYTMIMEGLQEERYRCERLEEQLNDLTELHQNEILNLKQELASMEEKIAYQSYERARDIQEALEACQTRISKMELQQQQQQVVQLEGLENATARTLLGKLINVLLAVMAVLLVFVSTVANCVVPLMKTRSRTLSTLLLVIILAILWRHWDAISEYMHRFLLHPR from the exons ATGATAAAGCGAGGCACCAGCCTGCAGAGCCGCCGCAGCAAGGCGGGCGGCACTGGGGACCCTCCCCAGAAAGGTAGCCCACAGATCCACCGGCGCAGCACCCATGAAGCCCTGTTGCAGGCTGGACGCCCACGCTCCTCTTCGACCACAGACACACCCAGCAGCCCAGCCTTGGCTGACATGCTGCTGACCTCTGGTTACCACTCCACTGAAGAGCCCGACAAG CTTGATCGTTACGATGCATCGGGCCCTGCTATATCACCCAATGCCCTCCCATACGGCGCAGATGGATATGACGTGGTTGACAGTACCCCAGACCCCCAGCGTACCAAGCAGGCCATTGCCCAACTGCAGCAGAAGATCCTCAAGCTCACAGAACAAATCAAGATAGAACAAACTGCACGTGACGACAATGTGGCCGAATACCTGAAACTCGCCAATAATGCTGACAAACAGCAGAGTGCACGCATCAAACAGGTGTTCGAGAAGAAGAACCAAAAGTCGGCTCAGACTATCCAGCAGCTGCAGAGGAAGCTTGAGCACTACCACCGGAAGCTTCGAGAGGTGGAGCACAACGGCATCCCTCGCCAGCCCAAAGACGTTTTCCGAGACATGCATCAGGGCCTGAAGGACGTCGGAGCCAag GTAACAGGAGGCCTCTCCAGCTTCTCTCAAGCAACTCATTCTGCAGCTGGAGCCGTGGTGTCCAAGCCGAAAGAAATAGCTAACATCATCCGTAACAAGTTTGGCAGCGCTGATAACATCGCAGCTCTGAAGGACTCTCTCGATGAAACCCAAGGAGATGAGGGCATTGGTCCTGGGGGAGCAAGGGCACTTGGAACAGGGGCCTTACCATCCAGCCCAAAGTATCCCAGTGATGATGACTGCTCTAGTGCTACTTCTGGTTCTGCAGGAGCAAACAGCACCCCTGGTGCCCCAGGAGGCCCCCCCAGCTCTAAGGGCAACACGCTTGATCATGCACAAGCCTCAGGCTTTGATGCTATACTCCACGAGATCCAAGAGCTTCGGGAAAACCAAGGTCGACTCGAGGAGTCCTTTGAAAATTTAAAAGCCCACTATCAGCGGGACTACACTATGATCATGGAAGGGCTGCAAGAGGAACGATACAG GTGTGAACGTTTAGAAGAACAACTGAATGACTTGACAGAACTGCACCAGAATGAAATTTTGAACTTGAAACAAGAACTGGCGAGCATGGAGGAGAAGATCGCCTATCAGTCTTATGAACGAGCGAGAGACATACAG GAGGCGCTGGAGGCTTGTCAGACACGCATTTCCAAAatggagctgcagcagcagcaacagcaggtgGTGCAGCTGGAGGGTTTGGAGAATGCCACAGCGCGGACTCTTCTTGGAAAACTAATCaatgtgctgctagctgtgatGGCAGTCCTTTTGGTGTTTGTGTCCACAGTGGCTAACTGCGTCGTGCCCCTGATGAAAACCCGCAGCCGCACACTTTCTACATTGCTCCTTGTAATTATCCTCGCCATCCTCTGGAGGCACTGGGATGCCATTTCAGAGTATATGCATCGCTTTCTTCTGCACCCCAGATGA
- the tmcc1b gene encoding transmembrane and coiled-coil domains protein 1b isoform X1: MDQGSSEQSPEEPDAGGRAEPELGRRASESEHGLSKITHNALENMGALGHGLKQFFQPQRRRSSVSPHDSASSCASAPPSEPADVGSEVGDTPASSALPLDSDTPATSAPPAALSRVLQQIRGPPMIKRGTSLQSRRSKAGGTGDPPQKGSPQIHRRSTHEALLQAGRPRSSSTTDTPSSPALADMLLTSGYHSTEEPDKLDRYDASGPAISPNALPYGADGYDVVDSTPDPQRTKQAIAQLQQKILKLTEQIKIEQTARDDNVAEYLKLANNADKQQSARIKQVFEKKNQKSAQTIQQLQRKLEHYHRKLREVEHNGIPRQPKDVFRDMHQGLKDVGAKVTGGLSSFSQATHSAAGAVVSKPKEIANIIRNKFGSADNIAALKDSLDETQGDEGIGPGGARALGTGALPSSPKYPSDDDCSSATSGSAGANSTPGAPGGPPSSKGNTLDHAQASGFDAILHEIQELRENQGRLEESFENLKAHYQRDYTMIMEGLQEERYRCERLEEQLNDLTELHQNEILNLKQELASMEEKIAYQSYERARDIQEALEACQTRISKMELQQQQQQVVQLEGLENATARTLLGKLINVLLAVMAVLLVFVSTVANCVVPLMKTRSRTLSTLLLVIILAILWRHWDAISEYMHRFLLHPR; the protein is encoded by the exons ATGGATCAGGGTAGTAGTGAGCAGAGTCCAGAGGAGCCGGACGCAGGAGGGCGAGCGGAGCCAGAGCTCGGCAGGAGGGCGTCGGAGTCAGAGCACGGCTTGTCCAAAATCACCCATAATGCCCTGGAGAACATGGGAGCGTTGGGCCATGGCCTGAAGCAATTCTTCCAGCCACAGCGCCGACGCTCCTCCGTTTCCCCGCATGACTCCGCCTCGTCCTGCGCAAGCGCCCCTCCCTCCGAACCCGCTGACGTAGGGTCAGAAGTAGGGGACACCCCCGCCTCCTCGGCCCTCCCTTTGGATTCTGACACCCCTGCCACTTCCGCCCCTCCTGCAGCTCTGAGCCGTGTCCTGCAGCAGATCCGAGGTCCACCAATGATAAAGCGAGGCACCAGCCTGCAGAGCCGCCGCAGCAAGGCGGGCGGCACTGGGGACCCTCCCCAGAAAGGTAGCCCACAGATCCACCGGCGCAGCACCCATGAAGCCCTGTTGCAGGCTGGACGCCCACGCTCCTCTTCGACCACAGACACACCCAGCAGCCCAGCCTTGGCTGACATGCTGCTGACCTCTGGTTACCACTCCACTGAAGAGCCCGACAAG CTTGATCGTTACGATGCATCGGGCCCTGCTATATCACCCAATGCCCTCCCATACGGCGCAGATGGATATGACGTGGTTGACAGTACCCCAGACCCCCAGCGTACCAAGCAGGCCATTGCCCAACTGCAGCAGAAGATCCTCAAGCTCACAGAACAAATCAAGATAGAACAAACTGCACGTGACGACAATGTGGCCGAATACCTGAAACTCGCCAATAATGCTGACAAACAGCAGAGTGCACGCATCAAACAGGTGTTCGAGAAGAAGAACCAAAAGTCGGCTCAGACTATCCAGCAGCTGCAGAGGAAGCTTGAGCACTACCACCGGAAGCTTCGAGAGGTGGAGCACAACGGCATCCCTCGCCAGCCCAAAGACGTTTTCCGAGACATGCATCAGGGCCTGAAGGACGTCGGAGCCAag GTAACAGGAGGCCTCTCCAGCTTCTCTCAAGCAACTCATTCTGCAGCTGGAGCCGTGGTGTCCAAGCCGAAAGAAATAGCTAACATCATCCGTAACAAGTTTGGCAGCGCTGATAACATCGCAGCTCTGAAGGACTCTCTCGATGAAACCCAAGGAGATGAGGGCATTGGTCCTGGGGGAGCAAGGGCACTTGGAACAGGGGCCTTACCATCCAGCCCAAAGTATCCCAGTGATGATGACTGCTCTAGTGCTACTTCTGGTTCTGCAGGAGCAAACAGCACCCCTGGTGCCCCAGGAGGCCCCCCCAGCTCTAAGGGCAACACGCTTGATCATGCACAAGCCTCAGGCTTTGATGCTATACTCCACGAGATCCAAGAGCTTCGGGAAAACCAAGGTCGACTCGAGGAGTCCTTTGAAAATTTAAAAGCCCACTATCAGCGGGACTACACTATGATCATGGAAGGGCTGCAAGAGGAACGATACAG GTGTGAACGTTTAGAAGAACAACTGAATGACTTGACAGAACTGCACCAGAATGAAATTTTGAACTTGAAACAAGAACTGGCGAGCATGGAGGAGAAGATCGCCTATCAGTCTTATGAACGAGCGAGAGACATACAG GAGGCGCTGGAGGCTTGTCAGACACGCATTTCCAAAatggagctgcagcagcagcaacagcaggtgGTGCAGCTGGAGGGTTTGGAGAATGCCACAGCGCGGACTCTTCTTGGAAAACTAATCaatgtgctgctagctgtgatGGCAGTCCTTTTGGTGTTTGTGTCCACAGTGGCTAACTGCGTCGTGCCCCTGATGAAAACCCGCAGCCGCACACTTTCTACATTGCTCCTTGTAATTATCCTCGCCATCCTCTGGAGGCACTGGGATGCCATTTCAGAGTATATGCATCGCTTTCTTCTGCACCCCAGATGA
- the tmcc1b gene encoding transmembrane and coiled-coil domains protein 1b isoform X3 codes for MRRDELLNGEMSCQRWKLDRYDASGPAISPNALPYGADGYDVVDSTPDPQRTKQAIAQLQQKILKLTEQIKIEQTARDDNVAEYLKLANNADKQQSARIKQVFEKKNQKSAQTIQQLQRKLEHYHRKLREVEHNGIPRQPKDVFRDMHQGLKDVGAKVTGGLSSFSQATHSAAGAVVSKPKEIANIIRNKFGSADNIAALKDSLDETQGDEGIGPGGARALGTGALPSSPKYPSDDDCSSATSGSAGANSTPGAPGGPPSSKGNTLDHAQASGFDAILHEIQELRENQGRLEESFENLKAHYQRDYTMIMEGLQEERYRCERLEEQLNDLTELHQNEILNLKQELASMEEKIAYQSYERARDIQEALEACQTRISKMELQQQQQQVVQLEGLENATARTLLGKLINVLLAVMAVLLVFVSTVANCVVPLMKTRSRTLSTLLLVIILAILWRHWDAISEYMHRFLLHPR; via the exons ATGCGCAGGGATGAGCTGCTGAATGGGGAGATGAGCTGTCAGCGGTGGAAG CTTGATCGTTACGATGCATCGGGCCCTGCTATATCACCCAATGCCCTCCCATACGGCGCAGATGGATATGACGTGGTTGACAGTACCCCAGACCCCCAGCGTACCAAGCAGGCCATTGCCCAACTGCAGCAGAAGATCCTCAAGCTCACAGAACAAATCAAGATAGAACAAACTGCACGTGACGACAATGTGGCCGAATACCTGAAACTCGCCAATAATGCTGACAAACAGCAGAGTGCACGCATCAAACAGGTGTTCGAGAAGAAGAACCAAAAGTCGGCTCAGACTATCCAGCAGCTGCAGAGGAAGCTTGAGCACTACCACCGGAAGCTTCGAGAGGTGGAGCACAACGGCATCCCTCGCCAGCCCAAAGACGTTTTCCGAGACATGCATCAGGGCCTGAAGGACGTCGGAGCCAag GTAACAGGAGGCCTCTCCAGCTTCTCTCAAGCAACTCATTCTGCAGCTGGAGCCGTGGTGTCCAAGCCGAAAGAAATAGCTAACATCATCCGTAACAAGTTTGGCAGCGCTGATAACATCGCAGCTCTGAAGGACTCTCTCGATGAAACCCAAGGAGATGAGGGCATTGGTCCTGGGGGAGCAAGGGCACTTGGAACAGGGGCCTTACCATCCAGCCCAAAGTATCCCAGTGATGATGACTGCTCTAGTGCTACTTCTGGTTCTGCAGGAGCAAACAGCACCCCTGGTGCCCCAGGAGGCCCCCCCAGCTCTAAGGGCAACACGCTTGATCATGCACAAGCCTCAGGCTTTGATGCTATACTCCACGAGATCCAAGAGCTTCGGGAAAACCAAGGTCGACTCGAGGAGTCCTTTGAAAATTTAAAAGCCCACTATCAGCGGGACTACACTATGATCATGGAAGGGCTGCAAGAGGAACGATACAG GTGTGAACGTTTAGAAGAACAACTGAATGACTTGACAGAACTGCACCAGAATGAAATTTTGAACTTGAAACAAGAACTGGCGAGCATGGAGGAGAAGATCGCCTATCAGTCTTATGAACGAGCGAGAGACATACAG GAGGCGCTGGAGGCTTGTCAGACACGCATTTCCAAAatggagctgcagcagcagcaacagcaggtgGTGCAGCTGGAGGGTTTGGAGAATGCCACAGCGCGGACTCTTCTTGGAAAACTAATCaatgtgctgctagctgtgatGGCAGTCCTTTTGGTGTTTGTGTCCACAGTGGCTAACTGCGTCGTGCCCCTGATGAAAACCCGCAGCCGCACACTTTCTACATTGCTCCTTGTAATTATCCTCGCCATCCTCTGGAGGCACTGGGATGCCATTTCAGAGTATATGCATCGCTTTCTTCTGCACCCCAGATGA
- the h1m gene encoding linker histone H1M, with the protein MPPKRPPAYSTEPSDSSTSEASVDEKPEKKSDAAPHPSTAIMVKEALQALDSRKGVSSQAILKYITEKYPSVDLARLKTLVRKNLKKGVENGTLVKPGNSSATMATRRFRLAPKPKPKAENAEPSVKKSPKAAKDGAKKPRKAGATKKKDAANGQTKSKEDSKPPKKLKDEEASTSKVAPAKKPKAKKAKPTGDGEETADSTKTKAKKTKESKPGKAKVAKADSKVASKSSGK; encoded by the exons ATGCCTCCCAAAAGGCCACCAGCATACTCCACTGAGCCGTCTGATTCATCCACAAGCGAGGCGTCGGTGGATGAGAAGCCGGAAAAGAAATCAG ATGCTGCGCCTCATCCATCCACGGCGATCATGGTGAAAGAAGCACTTCAAGCGTTGGACTCGCGCAAAGGGGTTTCATCCCAGGCGATACTGAAGTATATCACAGAAAAATATCCGTCGGTGGATTTGGCGAGGCTGAAGACTTTAGTTCGCAAAAACCTGAAGAAGGGAGTGGAAAATGGGACGCTGGTGAAGCCTGGAAACTCCAGCGCGACAATGGCCACGAGGAGATTTAGG CTTGCACCGAAGCCTAAACCAAAAGCCGAAAACGCAGAGCCCAGTGTGAAGAAGTCTCCAAAAGCAGCCAAGGATGGAGCCAAGAAGCCCAGGAAAGCGG GTGCCACAAAGAAGAAAGACGCTGCAAATGGACAAACAAAGTCCAAAGAG GACTCAAAGCCTCCCAAAAAGTTGAAGGATGAAGAGGCTTCTACATCAAAGGTTGCTCCAGCGAAGAAGCCAAAGGCTAAAAAAGCTAAACCGACTGGGGATGGTGAGGAAACTGCTGACTCGACCAAGActaaagcaaagaaaacaaaggagtCAAAGCCTGGAAAGGCCAAGGTTGCCAAAGCGGACAGTAAAGTGGCTTCTAAATCAAGCGGAAAATGA
- the LOC143418623 gene encoding transmembrane and coiled-coil domains protein 1-like: protein MCLNISTPERSLTPDYDSTMSLEASSSRQCTCDHSEAFDDVLKYVGKLQESHSQLEEHFKNLNASHQRDYSLLFEDLKDLQNRRESLEERFIDLTEQYQNDVWNLKKELAATAEKSADRSSDATQDFYEVLEACERRQFKLEQQQQKEEDAGHPETWVNTTAQTVLEKLIDVSLAFITVLLVLMSTVSSWVAPFFKTALLMLCTPLFLVLLSFLWRHWDVILEYHHLPFCN from the exons ATGTGTCTCAACATATCAACGCCTGAGAGGTCACTGACACCCGACTACGACTCAACGATGTCACTTGAAGCCAG TAGCTCAAGGCAGTGTACCTGTGACCACAGCGAGGCCTTTGATGATGTACTGAAGTACGTCGGTAAGCTTCAGGAAAGCCACAGCCAACTTGAAGAACACTTTAAAAACTTAAATGCGAGTCACCAACGAGACTACTCTTTGCTCTTTGAGGACCTTAAAGACCTACAGAACAG AAGGGAATCTCTAGAAGAGCGATTCATTGACTTGACAGAACAGTATCAGAATGACGTTTGGAACTTGAAAAAAGAGTTAGCCGCCACAGCGGAGAAGAGTGCTGATCGGTCTTCTGATGCAACACAAGATTTTTAT GAGGTGCTGGAGGCTTGTGAGAGACGCCAGTTCAAGCTggagcaacagcagcagaaagaagAGGATGCAGGGCATCCAGAGACATGGGTCAATACCACTGCACAGACAGTACTTGAAAAACTAATTGATGTATCGCTAGCCTTTATAACTGTGCTTTTGGTGCTGATGTCCACAGTGAGCAGCTGGGTGGCCCCATTTTTCAAGACAGCCCTTCTAATGCTTTGCACACCGCTTTTTCTGGTCCTTTTGTCTTTCCTGTGGAGGCACTGGGATGTTATTTTAGAGTATCACCATTTACCCTTCTGCAATTAA